One Dromiciops gliroides isolate mDroGli1 chromosome 3, mDroGli1.pri, whole genome shotgun sequence DNA segment encodes these proteins:
- the CD164L2 gene encoding CD164 sialomucin-like 2 protein, translating to MAVPGPRTLRAALCSGCCCLLLCAQLAAAGKGGRGLGRGGLLRLNIWGPAVVAECKQLESCRRCVEGEPARNLSGCVWEHCGGEEPGHGHCVGREEETKEGCSVYNHTALCPACVSPAAPQSPTQEPKAFTAGSPTTVPPLDSHTPGFDGASFVGGIVLVLGLQAVTFFLIRFIWAKDSTYQTLEENQ from the exons ATGGCCGTGCCGGGGCCCCGAACCCTCCGAGCCGCGCTCTGCAGCGGCTGCTGCTGCCTTCTGCTCTGTGCTCAGCTCGCAGCCGCGG gtaAAGGAGGACGAGGCTTGGGCAGAGGGGGCCTACTCCGCCTTAACATCTGGGGCCCCGCTGTTGTTGCGGAATGCAAACAGTTGGAATCCTGCAGGCGCTGCGTGGAGGGGGAACCTGCTCGAAACCTCTCAGGCTGTGTGTGGGAACATTGTGGGGGTGAGGAGCCAG GACATGGGCACTGTGTAGGTCGGGAAGAGGAGACCAAGGAAGGCTGCTCTGTCTATAACCATACAGCTCTGTGCCCAG CTTGTGTCTCTCCAGCTGCTCCACAGTCACCTACCCAGGAACCAAAGGCATTCACAGCAG GCAGCCCAACCACCGTCCCGCCTCTGGACTCGCACACACCGGGCTTTGATGGGGCTAGCTTTGTTGGGGGCATAGTGCTGGTGCTCGGTCTACAGGCTGTAACCTTCTTCCTCATCCGTTTCATCTGGGCCAAGGACAGCACCTATCAGACGCT AGAAGAGAACCAGTAG